From a single Nicotiana tomentosiformis chromosome 2, ASM39032v3, whole genome shotgun sequence genomic region:
- the LOC104119066 gene encoding defective in cullin neddylation protein AAR3 isoform X1, producing MDSPAVNHLDIFDIYRRYCDIMSGTYAAGSVEDELQKARFSKEALNQLMKFVESSLHIRHVFGIYVRYYIGKPNTFTRAAIFEEVYKLMLRLNLEADFSEFSRFYDFVFFICRENGQKNITISKAVTAWKLVLAGRFRLLDHWCNFVEKNQRYNISEDTWQQVLAFSRSVHENLEGYDRGGAWPVLIDDFVEHMYRIGGVDTISNSFCSCGESRAQPFEDSFPGLKAFPGLKRKSCGNSQRGEESYDGYPVMDVIVNSKRRHIKFANQSFQWTDNQSHGCLETVKPNYPLNHSASPCAVEGCLSKSLAGLFSSPSRLQFDEERRVSYT from the exons ATGGACTCCCCCGCTGTCAATCACTTGGATATCTTCGATATTTATCGCCGATATTGTG ATATCATGTCTGGAACATATGCTGCTGGGAGCGTAGAAGATGAATTGCAGAAAGCGAGATTCTCAAAAGAGGCATTGAATCAGCTTATGAAGTTCGTGGAGTCAAGTTTGCACATAAGGCATGTATTCG GAATATATGTGCGATATTATATTGGAAAGCCAAATACGTTTACCAG GGCGGCTATCTTTGAAGAAGTGTACAAGCTTATGTTGCGGTTAAATTTGGAG GCCGACTTCTCTGAGTTCTCGCGTTTCTATGATTTTGTCTTCTTCATTTGCAGAGAAAATGGACAAAAGAACATCA cTATAAGCAAAGCTGTTACTGCCTGGAAATTAGTTTTAGCTGGAAGGTTTCGGCTACTTGACCACTGGTGTAACTTTGTTGAG AAAAATCAGCGATACAATATATCCGAGGATACTTGGCAGCAAGTTTTGGCCTTTAGCCGTTCTGTGCATGAAAATCTTGAAGGGTATGATCGGGGAG GAGCTTGGCCAGTTTTGATTGATGACTTTGTGGAGCACATGTACAG GATTGGAGGAGTCGATACTATTTCTAACTCATTCTGTAGCTGTGGTGAATCAAGAGCCCAGCCATTTGAGGATTCTTTCCCTG GATTGAAAGCTTTTCCTGGTTTGAAGAGGAAGTCTTGTGGCAATTCGCAAAGAGGAGAAGAATCATATGATGGATATCCTGTCATGGATGTGATTGTCAATTCCAAGAGGAGGCACATTAAATTTGCCAACCAAAGTTTTCAGTGGACTGACAACCAATCACATGGTTGCTTGGAAACGGTTAAACCAAACTACCCCTTAAATCATTCTGCATCTCCATGCGCTGTTGAAGGTTGTCTGTCCAAGAGTCTTGCGGGACTCTTCTCAAGTCCTTCACGTTTGCAGTTTGATGAAGAAAGGAGAGTCTCCTATACATAA
- the LOC104119066 gene encoding defective in cullin neddylation protein AAR3 isoform X2, with protein sequence MDSPAVNHLDIFDIYRRYCDIMSGTYAAGSVEDELQKARFSKEALNQLMKFVESSLHIRAAIFEEVYKLMLRLNLEADFSEFSRFYDFVFFICRENGQKNITISKAVTAWKLVLAGRFRLLDHWCNFVEKNQRYNISEDTWQQVLAFSRSVHENLEGYDRGGAWPVLIDDFVEHMYRIGGVDTISNSFCSCGESRAQPFEDSFPGLKAFPGLKRKSCGNSQRGEESYDGYPVMDVIVNSKRRHIKFANQSFQWTDNQSHGCLETVKPNYPLNHSASPCAVEGCLSKSLAGLFSSPSRLQFDEERRVSYT encoded by the exons ATGGACTCCCCCGCTGTCAATCACTTGGATATCTTCGATATTTATCGCCGATATTGTG ATATCATGTCTGGAACATATGCTGCTGGGAGCGTAGAAGATGAATTGCAGAAAGCGAGATTCTCAAAAGAGGCATTGAATCAGCTTATGAAGTTCGTGGAGTCAAGTTTGCACATAAG GGCGGCTATCTTTGAAGAAGTGTACAAGCTTATGTTGCGGTTAAATTTGGAG GCCGACTTCTCTGAGTTCTCGCGTTTCTATGATTTTGTCTTCTTCATTTGCAGAGAAAATGGACAAAAGAACATCA cTATAAGCAAAGCTGTTACTGCCTGGAAATTAGTTTTAGCTGGAAGGTTTCGGCTACTTGACCACTGGTGTAACTTTGTTGAG AAAAATCAGCGATACAATATATCCGAGGATACTTGGCAGCAAGTTTTGGCCTTTAGCCGTTCTGTGCATGAAAATCTTGAAGGGTATGATCGGGGAG GAGCTTGGCCAGTTTTGATTGATGACTTTGTGGAGCACATGTACAG GATTGGAGGAGTCGATACTATTTCTAACTCATTCTGTAGCTGTGGTGAATCAAGAGCCCAGCCATTTGAGGATTCTTTCCCTG GATTGAAAGCTTTTCCTGGTTTGAAGAGGAAGTCTTGTGGCAATTCGCAAAGAGGAGAAGAATCATATGATGGATATCCTGTCATGGATGTGATTGTCAATTCCAAGAGGAGGCACATTAAATTTGCCAACCAAAGTTTTCAGTGGACTGACAACCAATCACATGGTTGCTTGGAAACGGTTAAACCAAACTACCCCTTAAATCATTCTGCATCTCCATGCGCTGTTGAAGGTTGTCTGTCCAAGAGTCTTGCGGGACTCTTCTCAAGTCCTTCACGTTTGCAGTTTGATGAAGAAAGGAGAGTCTCCTATACATAA
- the LOC104119067 gene encoding granule-bound starch synthase 2, chloroplastic/amyloplastic, with the protein MENCTLLHSGNQFQPKFPFFALKPKKFPFFVVGCSRVLGEDIVKLSIAHGSSREQMWRIKATGKNSGEATNIDDESDDALQATIEKSKKVLAMQKDLLQQIAERRKVVSSIKSSLEDAKGTYDNGNGSLSNVDVRGVDKDYNSTLPSTATPPIVDDLKNTPAARSQDFVESKREVKRDLAQERQSKTAQSDERATPLSRSSVTPSHQTSSTVSSAKRTLYVPPETPKFNQETGKTFVDIPGKKIQSDVPSLFKESSAQSYMEQKSENFEGSSAEKANIETEDPENVDEKPPPLAGTNAMNVILVAAECAPWSKTGGLGDVAGALPKALARRGHRVMVVAPRYGNYAEPQDSGVRKIYKVDGQDVEVTYFQAFIDGVDFVFIDSHMFRHMENNIYGGNRVDILKRMVLFCKAAIEVPWHVPCGGVCYGDGNLVFIANDWHTALLPVYLKAYYRDNGMMKYTRSLLVIHNIAHQGRGPLDDFSYVDLPPHYMDIFRLYDPVGGEHFNIFAAGLKTADRVVTVSHGYSWELKTSEGGWGLHEIINENDWKFRGIVNGIDTKEWNPELDVHLMSDGYVNYSLDTLQTGKPQCKSALQKELGLPVRDDVPLIGFIGRLDPQKGVDLIAEAVPWMMGQDVQLVMLGTGRPDLEQMLRQFECQYNDKIRGWVGFSVKTAHRITAGADILLMPSRFEPCGLNQLYAMKYGTIPVVHAVGGLKDTVQPFDPFNESGLGWTFSRAEANQLIHALGNCLLTYREYKQSWEGLQRRGMTQDLSWDNAAHNYEEVVVAAKYQW; encoded by the exons ATGGAAAATTGCACTCTTCTTCATAGTGGAAATCAATTCCAGCCCAAGTTTCCTTTCTTTGCACTTAAGCCCAAAAAGTTTCCTTTTTTTGTAGTTGGGtgttctagagttttgggtgaAGATATAGTCAAGTTATCTATAGCTCATGGCTCCAGCAGAGAGCAAATGTGGAGGATTAAAGCCACAGGAAAAAACTCTGGGGAAGCTACAAATATAGATGATGAATCGGATGATGCTTTACAGGCTACAATTGAAAAGAGCAAAAAGGTGTTAGCCATGCAAAAGGACCTACTTCAACAG ATTGCAGAAAGAAGAAAAGTAGTCTCTTCAATAAAAAGCAGCCTTGAAGATGCCAAAGGTACTTATGACAACGGAAATGGTAGCTTATCAAATGTTGATGTCCGTGGCGTGGATAAAGACTATAATAGTACTTTACCTAGTACTGCTACTCCGCCAATTGTTGATGACCTGAAAAATACACCGGCAGCTAGAAGCCAAGATTTTGTTGAAAGTAAAAGAGAAGTTAAAAGGGACCTAGCTCAGGAAAGGCAGTCGAAAACAGCTCAATCCGATGAAAGGGCTACCCCACTGTCAAGATCATCTGTCACACCCAGTCATCAGACTTCCTCTACCGTAAGTTCTGCCAAAAGAACATTATATGTCCCTCCAGAAACTCCAAAGTTCAATCAAGAGACAGGCAAAACTTTTGTCGACATTCCTGGAAAGAAGATCCAGTCTGATGTGCCTTCATTATTTAAAGAATCCTCAGCACAATCCTACATGGAACAGaagagtgaaaattttgaaggaTCAAGTGCCGAGAAGGCAAACATAGAGACTGAAGACCCCGAGAATGTAGATGAGAAACCCCCTCCATTGGCAGGAACGAATGCTATGAACGTTATTTTGGTTGCTGCAGAATGCGCTCCATGGTCTAAAACAG GTGGACTTGGAGATGTAGCTGGAGCATTACCCAAGGCTTTGGCTCGACGTGGCCACAGAGTTATG GTTGTGGCACCTCGTTATGGCAACTATGCTGAACCTCAAGATTCTGGTGTAAGAAAAATTTATAAAGTTGATGGTCAG GATGTGGAAGTGACTTACTTCCAAGCCTTTATTGATGGTGTGGATTTTGTTTTCATTGACAGTCACATGTTTCGGCACATGGAGAACAACATTTATGGAGGGAACCGTGTg GATATTTTAAAGCGCATGGTTTTATTTTGCAAAGCAGCTATTGAG GTTCCTTGGCATGTGCCATGTGGTGGGGTCTGCTATGGAGATGGAAATTTAGTGTTTATTGCTAATGATTGGCATACTGCTTTATTGCCAGTTTATCTGAAAGCTTATTATCGTGACAATGGAATGATGAAATATACAAGATCTCTCCTAGTCATTCATAACATCGCTCACCAG GGTCGTGGTCCTTTGGATGATTTTTCATATGTAGATCTTCCACCACACTACATGGACATTTTCAGGTTGTATGACCCAGTAGGAGGTGAGCATTTCAACATTTTTGCAGCTGGTCTAAAGACAGCGGATCGTGTAGTTACAGTTAGTCATGGATATTCATGGGAACTAAAAACTTCCGAAGGCGGCTGGGGATTGCACGAGATAATTAATGAGAATGATTGGAAATTCCGGGGTATTGTAAATGGGATTGATACAAAAGAGTGGAACCCTGAGTTGGATGTTCACTTAATGTCAGATGGTTACGTAAACTATTCCCTGGACACACTGCAGACTGGCAAGCCTCAATGTAAATCTGCATTGCAGAAGGAACTTGGTTTACCAGTTCGCGACGATGTCCCACTAATCGGTTTCATCGGGAGGCTTGACCCCCAAAAAGGCGTTGATCTGATAGCTGAGGCAGTGCCTTGGATGATGGGTCAGGATGTACAACTGGTCATGTTAGGGACGGGTAGGCCTGACCTTGAACAGATGCTAAGGCAATTTGAGTGCCAATACAATGATAAAATTAGAGGATGGGTTGGTTTCTCCGTGAAGACTGCTCATCGTATAACTGCTGGTGCAGACATTCTGCTCATGCCTTCTAGATTTGAGCCTTGTGGACTGAACCAGCTTTATGCGATGAAATACGGGACTATTCCTGTTGTTCATGCTGTAGGAGGACTTAAAGATACTGTGCAGCCTTTTGATCCTTTTAATGAGTCGGGATTAGGATGGACCTTCAGTAGGGCTGAAGCTAACCAGCTGATCCACGCATTAGGAAATTGCTTACTGACTTATCGCGAGTACAAACAGAGTTGGGAGGGGCTTCAGAGACGCGGTATGACACAAGACCTAAGTTGGGATAATGCTGCTCATAACTATGAGGAAGTTGTTGTTGCTGCTAAGTATCAGTGGTGA